In a single window of the Scophthalmus maximus strain ysfricsl-2021 chromosome 18, ASM2237912v1, whole genome shotgun sequence genome:
- the fkbp1b gene encoding peptidyl-prolyl cis-trans isomerase FKBP1B has product MGVEVETISPGDGRTFPKKGQTCVVHYIGMLQNGKKFDSSRDRNKPFKFKIGRMEVIKGWEEGVAQMSLGQRAKITCTPDMAYGATGHPGVIPPNATLIFDVELLKLE; this is encoded by the exons ATGGGCGTGGAGGTCGAGACCATATCTCCCGGCGACG GAAGAACCTTTCCAAAGAAGGGCCAGACATGTGTTGTCCATTACATAG GTATGCTGCAGAATGGGAAAAAGTTTGACTCCTCTCGAGACAGGAACAAGCCATTCAAGTTCAAGATTGGACGCATGGAGGTCATTAAGGGCTGGGAGGAAGGAGTAGCACAG ATGAGCCTGGGTCAGAGGGCTAAAATCACTTGCACACCAGATATGGCTTACGGAGCGACGGGCCACCCCGGAGTCATCCCCCCCAACGCCACACTTATATTCGACGTGGAACTGCTCAAGCTGGAGTGA
- the LOC118290229 gene encoding WD repeat and coiled-coil-containing protein, translated as MDLGKAKLLKTGVNTLHQAIHPVHGIAWTDGKQVCLTSLYFINGEVKFGDTNVIGQFEHVFGLFWGPLCCSDSPALLAVQHKKHVTVWQLQLSALEQNKLLCTQTCEMSEPFPLLSQGCVWHPKLDILAVLTKRDASVLFSVRVDNRRIKADIKGSGLIHCACWTKDGTRLVVAIGSALHSYTWNDIQKSLVACSFCPIFDVGGNICAIEATGEAQVAVATELPLDKICGLNAAMAFDVPPEMGSPQGQGPHEVRFDDDSLLESRRRSFDSERSYIPSSGPMDLTHLLSRHRRSDPSPLIHLRRRDTLTGSGQDSSHLILVTYERKVTTTRKVSIPGILVPDIVAFDPRGSTVAVASNTYNMVLVYCITASAMPNIQQISLQTTERPKGICFLSDKMLLVMVGRQKSSDPAFLASSNTDKYILHLMPKELMLNGETPITPPHSTHNHESTANFCAGIRRHSEHLSKNDRECPGIKDLVLPGGGGVRSPANRRLVEEVRSGEPSPVTSSVDFSDRASDRAPSSASSITVENFDMDHVNRMTSLAVAGQASRDSSRASSPRLEPSDKLHSEATLPMPEKLSSPAKERALEQLVHNMERLFTRFADVQQCLTEIRDHTQNGKKAPSVYPSASEPPYVNVTCQKQLSENVFIDERRPVLLCDGRLCLRALQELFSLTIVEMMYGPLWIVLVADADGFVPLSFKPKEELTVRNGKRKTNLRTPGSPDTSCPSSPAPDQKTSTTTEGSM; from the exons ATGGATCTTGGGAAGGCAAAGCTGCTTAAGACGGGCGTCAACACTCTACACCAAGCCATTCACCCCGTGCACGGGATAGCATGGACGGACGGCAAGCAGGTCTGCCTGACATCTCTCTACTTCATCAACGGTGAGGTGAAGTTCGGGGACACCAACGTCATCGGGCAGTTTGAGCATGTCTTCGGGCTCTTCTGGGGCCCGCTGTGCTGCTCGGACTCCCCTGCCTTGCTGGCCGTTCAGCACAAGAAACATGTCACTGTgtggcagctgcagctcagtgcGCTCGAGCAGAACAAGCTGCTGTGCACTCAGACCTGTGAGATGAGCGAGCCTTTCCCCTTGCTCTCGCAGGGCTGTGTGTGGCATCCTAAACTGGACATTCTGGCTGTGCTGACCAAGAGGGACGCATCAGtgctgttttctgtcagggTGGACAACAGGAGAATCAAAGCGGACATCAAAGGCAGTGGACTCATCCACTGTGCATGCTGGACTAAGGATGGTACCCGTCTGGTGGTGGCTATAGGCAGTGCTCTGCACTCATACACCTGGAATGACATCCAGAAGAGTCTGGTGGCCTGCTCCTTCTGCCCCATCTTCGATGTGGGAGGCAACATATGTGCCATTGAGGCCACAGGGGAGGCGCAAGTAGCTGTGGCCACAGAGCTACCTCTGGACAAAATCTGTGGGTTGAATGCAGCCATGGCGTTCGACGTGCCGCCAGAGATGGGGTCCCCACAAGGCCAAGGCCCGCATGAGGTCAGGTTCGATGATGACAGCCTTCTGGAATCAAGAAGGAGATCCTTTGATTCAGAGAGGTCCTACATCCCCAGCTCAGGCCCGATGGATCTCACCCACCTCCTGTCTAGGCACCGTCGCTCTGACCCCAGCCCACTTATCCACCTGCGGCGCCGAGACACCTTGACAGGCTCTGGACAGGACTCCTCACACCTCATCCTGGTCACATATGAGCGCAAAGTCACCACCACTCGCAAAGTCAGCATCCCTGGAATCCTTGTTCCAGACATTGTTGCTTTCGACCCGCGCGGCTCCACTGTTGCAGTGGCTTCCAACACCTATAACATGGTGCTTGTGTACTGCATCACGGCCTCGGCAATGCCGAACATTCAGCAGATCTCTCTGCAGACGACTGAGAGGCCTAAAGGAATCTGCTTCCTCAGTGACAAGATGCTGCTGGTGATGGTGGGTAGGCAGAAGTCCAGTGACCCTGCATTCCTCGCATCttccaacacagacaaatataTTCTCCATCTCATGCCCAAAGAGTTGATGCTCAACGGAGAGACTCCGATCACACCACCCCACTCTACTCACAACCATGAGTCCACTGCTAATTTCTGCGCAGGGATTAGGAGGCACTCTGAGCACCTATCTAAGAATGACCGAGAGTGCCCAGGGATAAAGGACTTGGTGTTGCCTGGAGGGGGAGGTGTTCGGTCACCAGCCAACAggaggctggtggaggaggtgaggagcggCGAGCCCAGCCCCGTCACCAGCTCCGTGGACTTCTCCGACCGAGCATCAGACAGAGCCCCCTCCAGTGCCTCCTCCATCACTGTGGAGAATTTCGACATGGACCACGTCAACCGCATGACCAGCCTGGCGGTGGCTGGCCAGGCCAGCAGAGACTCCAGCCGGGCCAGCTCCCCTCGCCTCGAGCCGTCGGACAAGCTCCACTCCGAGGCGACGCTGCCGATGCCTGAAAAGTTATCGAGCCCTGCCAAGGAGCGCGCGTTGGAGCAGCTCGTCCACAACATGGAGAGGCTTTTTACTCGCTTTGCAGACGTACAGCAGTGCCTGACCGAAATCAGAGATCATACCCAGAACGGCAAGAAGGCCCCGAGTGTCTACCCCAGCGCCTCTGAGCCCCCCTACGTCAATGTCACATGTCAG AAGCAGTTAtcagaaaatgtgttcattGATGAGCGGAGGCCAGTGCTGCTGTGTGACGGGAGGCTTTGTCTGCGCGCCCTTCAAGAGCTCTTCAGCCTAACTATAGTGGAGATGATGTACG GTCCACTGTGGATTGTACTGGTGGCAGATGCCGACGGCTTTGTGCCCCTGTCGTTCAAGCCCAAGGAGGAGCTCACAGTGCGTAACGGGAAGCGGAAAACTAACCTGCGGACTCCTGGTAGTCCAGACACCTCGTGCCCATCCAGTCCAGCCCCCGACCAAAAGACCAGCACAACCACAGAGGGCTCAATGTAG